A single genomic interval of Chitinophaga sp. 180180018-3 harbors:
- the ccoN gene encoding cytochrome-c oxidase, cbb3-type subunit I: protein MSLEKFYYDNRTVKWFAYACMFWGFIGMLAGLWAALELVIPGLNMGFAPITFGRLRPVHTNAVIFAFVGNGIFMGVYYSLQRLCKARMFSDLLSKIHFWGWQAIIAGGALTLFLGYTTGKEYAELEWPFDIAITLIWLVFGANMLGTILRRRESHLYVAIWFYIGTWVAIAMLHIVNSFEFPLSLFKSYSWYAGVQDALVQWWYGHNAVAFFLTTPYLGLMYFFVPKAANRPVYSYRWSIIHFWSLIFIYIWAGPHHLLYTALPEWAQTLGTAFSVMLIAPSWGGMLNGLLTLRGAWDRVREDAILKFFVVALTCYGMATFEGPMLSLKNVNAISHYTDWTIAHVHVGALGWNGFLTFGILYWLIPRIFSTQLYSRKWANTHFWIGTLGIIFYVIPLYWAAFTQSMMWKQFTEEGQLKYQFLETVTTIVPMYALRAVGGMLYISGLILMVVNLTKTIRRGSFVANEAAEAAPLPKVITTHGKAHWHNWIERRPIPLVVFSLIVVAIGGLLEMMPTFLIRSNIPTISSVKPYTPLELHGRDIYLREGCYNCHSQMIRPFRDEVARYGEYSKAGEFVYDHPFQWGSKRTGPDLARIGGKYPDSWHFNHMLDPTSMSPGSIMPSYPWLFEERVDKSKTPAMINVMRKLGVPYATGYELQANADLDKQAQEIAANLQKDKLPIKADREIIALIAYLQRMGKDIKSAPKPAQVADKEDL from the coding sequence ATGTCACTCGAAAAATTTTATTACGACAACCGTACGGTAAAATGGTTTGCCTACGCTTGTATGTTCTGGGGATTCATAGGCATGCTGGCCGGTTTATGGGCAGCGCTTGAACTGGTGATCCCAGGCCTTAACATGGGTTTTGCCCCCATTACATTCGGCAGGCTCAGGCCCGTGCACACCAACGCTGTTATTTTTGCCTTTGTGGGTAATGGTATATTCATGGGTGTCTATTATTCCCTGCAGCGCCTGTGTAAAGCCCGCATGTTCAGTGATCTGTTGAGTAAAATCCATTTCTGGGGCTGGCAGGCTATCATTGCCGGTGGCGCATTGACTTTATTCCTCGGTTACACTACCGGAAAAGAATATGCCGAGCTGGAGTGGCCTTTTGATATTGCGATCACCCTCATATGGCTCGTCTTCGGCGCCAACATGCTGGGTACCATTCTTCGCCGGCGTGAATCGCACCTGTATGTGGCCATCTGGTTCTACATCGGTACCTGGGTGGCTATTGCCATGCTTCATATCGTTAACTCTTTCGAATTTCCTTTATCCCTGTTCAAAAGTTACAGCTGGTATGCGGGTGTACAGGATGCCCTGGTTCAGTGGTGGTACGGACACAATGCAGTAGCATTTTTCCTGACTACACCTTACCTGGGGCTGATGTATTTCTTCGTGCCCAAGGCGGCAAACAGACCTGTTTATTCCTACCGGTGGTCTATCATCCACTTCTGGTCGCTGATCTTTATATATATCTGGGCCGGCCCGCATCACCTGCTGTATACCGCGCTCCCCGAATGGGCTCAAACACTCGGTACCGCCTTTAGTGTAATGCTGATTGCACCCTCCTGGGGTGGTATGCTCAATGGTTTGCTGACACTCCGCGGAGCCTGGGACCGGGTAAGGGAAGACGCTATCCTCAAGTTCTTTGTGGTAGCACTGACCTGTTATGGTATGGCAACTTTCGAAGGACCGATGTTGTCATTGAAGAATGTGAATGCTATCAGCCACTACACCGACTGGACCATTGCACACGTTCATGTGGGCGCGCTCGGCTGGAACGGGTTCCTTACATTCGGTATCCTTTACTGGCTCATTCCCCGGATCTTCAGCACACAGCTGTATTCCCGCAAATGGGCCAACACACACTTCTGGATCGGCACTCTGGGTATCATCTTCTATGTGATCCCGCTTTACTGGGCCGCCTTTACCCAAAGTATGATGTGGAAACAGTTTACTGAAGAAGGACAGTTAAAATACCAGTTCCTGGAAACAGTTACCACCATTGTACCGATGTACGCCCTGCGTGCAGTAGGAGGTATGTTATACATCAGCGGACTTATACTGATGGTAGTGAATCTTACCAAAACCATACGCCGTGGCTCTTTTGTTGCCAACGAAGCAGCCGAAGCAGCTCCATTGCCGAAAGTGATCACTACTCATGGTAAAGCCCACTGGCATAACTGGATAGAACGCCGCCCCATACCACTGGTTGTATTCAGCCTGATAGTAGTGGCCATCGGAGGGCTTCTCGAAATGATGCCTACATTCCTTATCCGGAGTAATATCCCTACTATCAGCAGTGTAAAACCATACACGCCGCTGGAATTGCACGGCCGTGATATATACCTGAGAGAAGGCTGTTATAACTGTCACTCCCAGATGATCCGTCCGTTCCGCGATGAAGTTGCCCGTTACGGAGAATATTCCAAAGCCGGTGAATTTGTATATGATCATCCGTTCCAGTGGGGTTCTAAACGTACCGGTCCCGATCTGGCACGTATAGGAGGCAAATACCCTGATTCCTGGCACTTTAACCACATGCTGGATCCAACCTCCATGTCGCCCGGATCTATCATGCCTTCCTATCCCTGGCTATTTGAAGAACGGGTAGATAAAAGCAAAACACCGGCGATGATCAATGTCATGAGAAAGCTGGGTGTGCCCTATGCAACAGGCTATGAATTGCAGGCCAACGCCGACCTTGATAAACAGGCTCAGGAAATTGCAGCCAATCTGCAGAAAGACAAACTTCCGATCAAAGCCGACCGCGAAATCATAGCATTAATAGCTTACCTGCAAAGGATGGGGAAAGACATTAAATCAGCCCCCAAACCGGCACAGGTAGCAGATAAAGAGGACTTATAA
- the ccoS gene encoding cbb3-type cytochrome oxidase assembly protein CcoS, protein MSVIVILLGISLLVAVGFLAAFIWSVKNGQFDDDFSPAHRILFDDDLTNGNE, encoded by the coding sequence ATGAGTGTTATCGTCATTTTACTCGGAATCAGCCTGCTGGTAGCAGTGGGATTCCTCGCCGCTTTCATCTGGTCAGTAAAGAACGGACAATTTGATGATGATTTCTCTCCGGCACACCGGATCCTGTTCGACGATGATCTCACTAACGGTAATGAATAA
- a CDS encoding cupin domain-containing protein encodes MKVMNVMQVAANEKVKSCAILKTKKFDATLLIMQQGHQIPPHTSPANAMILVLEGKIAFMLNEEITILETGDIFSFAANEIHALQALETARFILIK; translated from the coding sequence ATGAAAGTAATGAACGTAATGCAGGTAGCAGCAAATGAGAAAGTGAAGAGCTGTGCTATTCTGAAAACAAAAAAATTTGACGCTACGTTGCTGATCATGCAACAGGGACATCAAATCCCGCCTCATACCTCTCCGGCAAATGCTATGATACTGGTATTGGAAGGGAAAATTGCCTTTATGCTGAATGAAGAGATCACCATACTGGAAACAGGAGATATTTTTTCTTTCGCAGCCAATGAAATACACGCATTGCAGGCATTGGAAACAGCACGTTTTATTCTCATTAAATAA
- a CDS encoding heavy metal translocating P-type ATPase — protein sequence MAVSSHTSTHLTCYHCGENCTDNDIALQDKVFCCQGCKMVYEILNQHHLCEYYDLNRQPGLNQRVVVRKDKFAFLDDDKIAQQLCSFRDDTQTHVNFYIPQIHCSSCLWLLENLHKLENGVTRVTVNFSRKEALIIFSNQQTSLRKVAEALTAIGYEPHISLQDLQHKKPATNRKLIYQLGVAGFCFGNIMLLSFPDYFAGAAGLDENFNRLFRYMNLVLALPVLLFSAQAFYKSAWGGLKHGFLNIDVPIVLAIFVTFIRSLTEVLQGNAGYFDSMTGIVFFMLVGRILQDKTYQGLSFDRDYTAYFPIAVSVIRDHAEVPTALPEIKTGDTIRVHNNELVPADGIIVRGHALIDYSFVTGESIPVQKAVGEIVYAGGRQLDGNLEILTIKEVAQSYLTSLWNREELKNTAPKTQSFIHLLSRYFTWIVLFIATVTSVWWSTHDPVRIWPAVTAILIIACPCALLLASSFTNGHILRILSRHQLYLRNADAIESMANATHIVFDKTGTLTNKTGSSVVYYGNKLTVAQEIQIASLAAQSTHPLSQAIIQYCGMHVRLPVNDFRDFSGKGVCGWVDGSFIRLGNAEFAGAHRKEDQAGSVVYVSINEKLAGLFTIRNSYRSGLRPLMKELNASYPLSVLSGDNNHTILQLRQLMGNDTALLFEQQPADKLAYILSLQQQGKKVMMIGDGLNDAGALKQSDIGISLTDDSNNFTPASDGILAAEKLPMLPRFISLCKAGKRIILLSFTLSVLYNITGLYFAVQGILSPLVAAVLMPASSISIIIITWACSEWYGKKLNSKGIQEMTDKNHIPD from the coding sequence ATGGCCGTTTCTTCACATACCAGTACACATCTTACCTGCTATCATTGCGGGGAGAACTGTACGGATAACGACATTGCATTGCAGGACAAAGTATTCTGTTGCCAGGGATGTAAAATGGTATATGAGATACTGAATCAGCATCACCTGTGTGAATACTATGACCTGAACCGCCAGCCTGGATTGAATCAGCGGGTAGTAGTACGGAAAGATAAATTTGCTTTCCTGGACGACGATAAAATCGCGCAACAACTTTGCTCGTTTCGGGACGACACGCAAACGCATGTAAATTTCTATATCCCTCAAATCCATTGCAGCTCCTGTTTGTGGCTACTGGAAAATCTCCATAAGCTGGAAAACGGGGTTACCAGGGTTACCGTTAACTTTAGCCGTAAAGAAGCCCTGATCATCTTTTCTAATCAGCAAACCTCGCTGAGAAAAGTAGCAGAAGCACTCACCGCCATAGGTTACGAACCGCATATCAGCCTGCAGGATCTGCAGCATAAAAAGCCGGCAACAAACCGGAAGCTGATCTACCAGCTGGGCGTAGCAGGGTTTTGTTTCGGCAACATCATGTTGCTCAGCTTCCCGGATTACTTCGCCGGTGCGGCCGGACTGGATGAAAACTTCAACCGGCTATTCCGCTATATGAATCTCGTACTGGCGTTACCGGTATTGCTATTCAGTGCACAGGCATTTTACAAATCTGCCTGGGGCGGGCTTAAACACGGATTCCTCAATATTGATGTACCGATTGTACTGGCGATATTCGTGACATTTATACGCAGCCTTACTGAAGTACTGCAGGGTAACGCAGGGTACTTCGACTCTATGACCGGGATCGTTTTCTTTATGCTTGTTGGAAGAATTTTGCAAGACAAAACCTACCAGGGGCTTTCATTTGACAGGGACTATACCGCATATTTTCCTATAGCCGTAAGCGTTATCAGGGACCATGCAGAAGTTCCGACCGCGCTGCCGGAAATTAAAACCGGCGACACCATCCGGGTTCATAACAACGAACTGGTACCGGCAGATGGCATCATTGTACGCGGGCATGCACTGATCGATTATAGTTTCGTTACCGGCGAATCAATACCCGTGCAAAAAGCGGTAGGAGAAATTGTTTATGCGGGCGGACGCCAGCTGGATGGCAACCTTGAGATCCTCACCATTAAAGAAGTAGCGCAAAGTTACCTGACGAGTTTATGGAACAGGGAAGAATTAAAGAACACGGCACCCAAAACGCAGTCATTTATACACCTGCTGAGCCGCTACTTTACCTGGATTGTGTTATTCATCGCAACAGTAACCTCCGTTTGGTGGAGTACCCATGATCCTGTGCGTATCTGGCCGGCCGTAACAGCTATTCTTATTATTGCCTGTCCCTGCGCACTGCTGCTTGCCTCTTCATTTACAAACGGACATATACTCCGGATACTCAGCCGGCATCAGTTATATCTGCGGAATGCCGACGCCATTGAAAGTATGGCGAATGCCACCCACATCGTATTTGATAAAACCGGTACGCTCACCAATAAAACCGGTAGTTCTGTTGTTTACTATGGCAACAAACTCACCGTGGCGCAGGAGATACAAATCGCATCCCTTGCGGCACAGTCGACACATCCGCTGAGCCAGGCCATCATACAATATTGCGGCATGCATGTACGTTTGCCGGTGAATGACTTCCGCGATTTTTCCGGAAAAGGAGTATGTGGTTGGGTAGATGGGTCTTTCATCAGGCTCGGCAATGCTGAATTTGCAGGCGCTCATCGTAAAGAGGATCAGGCAGGAAGTGTGGTATATGTTTCCATCAATGAAAAGCTGGCGGGGCTCTTTACCATCCGCAACAGCTACCGCAGCGGATTGCGGCCGCTGATGAAAGAACTGAATGCCTCTTACCCACTCTCCGTGTTGTCGGGCGATAACAACCACACGATCTTACAGCTCCGGCAGCTGATGGGCAATGATACTGCCTTATTATTCGAACAGCAACCGGCGGATAAACTCGCCTATATCCTGTCGCTTCAGCAACAGGGGAAAAAAGTGATGATGATAGGAGACGGGCTGAACGACGCAGGTGCGTTAAAACAAAGCGATATTGGTATTTCCCTGACAGACGACAGTAACAACTTCACACCGGCCAGCGATGGCATCCTGGCTGCAGAGAAGCTGCCGATGCTACCTCGTTTCATCAGCTTATGCAAAGCCGGCAAACGCATTATCCTGCTCAGCTTCACACTATCTGTCCTGTACAATATCACCGGGCTATACTTCGCCGTACAGGGTATTTTATCTCCCCTGGTAGCGGCGGTGTTAATGCCTGCCAGTTCTATCAGCATTATTATTATTACCTGGGCGTGCAGCGAATGGTACGGCAAAAAGCTTAACAGTAAGGGAATTCAGGAAATGACTGATAAAAATCATATTCCTGATTGA
- a CDS encoding Crp/Fnr family transcriptional regulator, giving the protein MSIFCKAEQCNLEEIADAKVCSVYKKGQVIFHEGAYPFGVYCVNNGKIKLAHSGDDGREQIIRLIKAGDIMGYKALLSNERYTATAIALEDSSVCFIPKDLFLNILQKDASLSFEMMRILSSELRKAELKITHLAQKPVRERLAETLLFIKETYGVEPDGQTLSVRLSREEIANLVGTATESAIRLLSEFKKDGMIELEGKKIRLLDMPEIIRTANLQD; this is encoded by the coding sequence ATGTCGATATTCTGCAAAGCTGAGCAATGCAATCTCGAAGAGATCGCAGATGCTAAAGTATGCTCGGTGTACAAGAAAGGTCAGGTGATTTTCCATGAAGGAGCCTATCCATTCGGTGTGTATTGTGTGAATAATGGTAAAATAAAGCTGGCACATAGTGGCGATGATGGACGTGAACAGATTATACGCCTCATCAAAGCCGGCGATATCATGGGATATAAAGCCCTCCTGAGCAATGAAAGGTATACGGCTACGGCCATTGCACTGGAAGATTCTTCCGTTTGTTTTATTCCTAAAGACCTGTTCCTCAATATCTTGCAAAAAGACGCATCCCTTTCTTTCGAGATGATGCGCATTTTATCAAGCGAACTCCGTAAAGCTGAGCTGAAGATCACACATCTTGCGCAAAAGCCGGTACGGGAACGCCTTGCCGAAACCCTTCTCTTTATTAAGGAAACTTATGGCGTTGAGCCCGATGGTCAAACACTCAGTGTTCGCCTCTCGCGGGAAGAAATCGCCAACCTTGTCGGTACCGCTACCGAATCCGCTATCCGCCTCCTTTCCGAATTCAAAAAAGATGGTATGATTGAGCTGGAAGGCAAAAAAATACGCCTGCTCGACATGCCCGAAATTATCCGCACTGCTAATCTGCAGGACTAG
- a CDS encoding pseudouridine synthase — protein MIFYYYIIYKPYEVLTRFTPEGNKACLADYFKVPSDVYPVGRLDYDSEGLLVLTNDKYLNQQLLLPRHAHEREYWVQVDGAVTPEAIQQLQAGVDIKVDGQLYRTRRCKAEILSAEPGLPPRNPPIRFRKHIPAPWIKMILEEGKNRQVRRMTAAVGFPTLRLVRYRIEALTVASMQSGEMRQLSREEIYRQLKISGKRQA, from the coding sequence GTGATATTTTATTATTATATTATTTATAAGCCATATGAAGTGTTGACCCGTTTTACACCGGAAGGGAATAAAGCCTGCCTGGCAGATTACTTTAAGGTGCCTTCTGATGTTTATCCTGTGGGGCGTCTGGATTATGATAGCGAAGGGTTACTGGTGCTTACCAACGACAAATACCTGAACCAGCAGTTGTTGCTGCCCAGGCATGCCCATGAGCGGGAGTATTGGGTACAGGTAGATGGGGCGGTGACACCGGAGGCCATACAGCAATTGCAGGCAGGAGTAGACATAAAAGTAGACGGGCAGCTTTACCGGACCCGCCGCTGTAAAGCGGAGATACTATCTGCCGAACCGGGGCTGCCACCTCGTAACCCACCTATCCGTTTCCGGAAGCATATTCCTGCACCGTGGATAAAAATGATATTGGAAGAAGGGAAAAACAGGCAGGTTCGGAGAATGACCGCTGCCGTAGGTTTTCCTACGTTGAGGCTTGTCCGTTACCGGATTGAAGCACTGACAGTAGCCAGCATGCAATCCGGTGAAATGCGGCAATTGAGCAGGGAGGAGATATACCGTCAGCTGAAGATAAGCGGGAAACGCCAGGCCTGA